The following proteins come from a genomic window of Pyxidicoccus sp. MSG2:
- a CDS encoding cold-shock protein gives MATGTVKWFNDAKGFGFIVQDGGGEDVFVHHSAINMDGFRTLAEGQKVEFEVGRGPKGLQAQNVRAA, from the coding sequence ATGGCAACTGGTACCGTCAAGTGGTTCAACGATGCGAAGGGCTTTGGTTTCATCGTGCAGGACGGCGGCGGTGAGGACGTGTTCGTCCACCACTCCGCCATCAACATGGACGGCTTCCGCACCCTGGCCGAAGGCCAGAAGGTGGAGTTCGAGGTCGGCCGCGGCCCCAAGGGCCTGCAGGCGCAGAACGTTCGCGCCGCCTGA
- a CDS encoding transcriptional regulator produces the protein MSAPVPPARGSTVRSALEAALSSAPEHGLTAKDLSSLVGISEKDVADHLVHLEKSLKAQGLRLEVVPASCIQCGFAFKDRKRFTRPGACPQCRSTRIDPPAFRVTG, from the coding sequence GTGAGCGCCCCCGTCCCTCCCGCGCGCGGCAGCACGGTGCGCAGCGCGCTGGAGGCGGCGCTGTCCTCGGCGCCCGAGCACGGCCTCACCGCGAAGGACCTCTCCAGCCTGGTCGGCATCTCCGAGAAGGACGTCGCCGACCACCTGGTCCATCTGGAGAAGTCCCTCAAGGCGCAGGGGCTGCGGCTGGAGGTGGTGCCCGCCAGCTGCATCCAGTGCGGCTTCGCCTTCAAGGACCGCAAGCGCTTCACCCGGCCGGGGGCCTGCCCCCAGTGCCGCTCGACGCGCATCGACCCGCCCGCCTTCCGCGTCACCGGCTGA
- a CDS encoding DUF99 family protein, producing MRLPRLPRVIGFDDGPFSRRPGVAVPLAGVVCGGTRFEGLVWGRVRRDGWNATREVCRLLEGGKFLPQLHLVLLDGIAFGGFNVVDLPELAARLKKPCVAVMRRPPDLDAVERALRRLPRADERWAKLKRAGPIHQLGGFTFQVQGAQPAEVAEALTRVTDRGRVPEALRLAHLIGSAVVTGESGQRA from the coding sequence ATGCGCCTGCCCCGCCTTCCCCGAGTCATCGGCTTCGACGATGGGCCCTTCTCGCGCCGCCCCGGCGTCGCCGTGCCGCTGGCAGGCGTGGTGTGCGGCGGCACGCGCTTCGAGGGGCTCGTCTGGGGGCGCGTGCGGCGCGACGGCTGGAATGCCACGCGCGAGGTGTGCCGGCTGCTGGAGGGCGGCAAGTTCCTGCCCCAGCTCCACCTGGTGCTGCTGGACGGCATCGCCTTCGGCGGCTTCAACGTGGTGGACCTGCCGGAATTGGCGGCGCGGCTGAAGAAGCCCTGCGTGGCGGTGATGCGGCGGCCGCCGGACCTGGACGCGGTGGAGCGCGCGCTGCGGCGCCTGCCCCGCGCGGACGAGCGCTGGGCGAAGCTGAAGCGCGCGGGCCCCATCCACCAATTGGGAGGCTTCACCTTCCAGGTCCAGGGCGCACAACCCGCCGAGGTGGCCGAGGCCCTCACCCGCGTGACGGACCGGGGCCGCGTGCCCGAGGCGCTGCGGCTGGCGCACCTCATCGGCTCGGCTGTCGTGACGGGTGAGAGCGGGCAGCGGGCGTAG
- a CDS encoding SPW repeat domain-containing protein produces the protein MAEPQIPHLPTSLTPPALGPDTGLRRVVHRALDKSAAAGILSRPLFDRLPLRRWIPQDVHSLMDYKGGTAMALAGLLSDDPVAKAAGLALGSSVIGVSLLTDYRMSLTKLIPIEAHEIADYAYGAAAILAPFVLGYARRSPVAAALHVIVGLSTILASLVTDYRCQTGMHLGGELMTDPEGIGA, from the coding sequence ATGGCCGAGCCACAGATTCCCCACCTCCCCACCTCCCTCACCCCGCCGGCCCTGGGGCCGGACACCGGCCTGCGCCGCGTGGTGCACCGCGCGTTGGACAAGAGCGCCGCGGCGGGAATCCTCTCGCGCCCGCTGTTCGACCGGCTGCCCCTGCGCCGGTGGATACCGCAGGACGTGCACTCGCTCATGGACTACAAGGGCGGCACCGCCATGGCGCTCGCGGGCCTGCTGTCGGATGACCCGGTGGCGAAGGCGGCGGGGCTGGCGCTGGGCTCCTCCGTCATCGGCGTGTCGCTGCTCACCGACTACCGCATGAGTCTCACCAAACTCATCCCCATCGAAGCGCACGAAATCGCGGACTACGCCTACGGCGCGGCCGCCATCCTCGCGCCCTTCGTGCTGGGCTACGCGCGGCGCAGCCCCGTGGCCGCGGCCCTCCACGTCATCGTGGGCCTGTCCACGATTCTGGCCTCGCTGGTGACGGACTACCGGTGCCAGACGGGCATGCACCTGGGTGGCGAGTTGATGACGGACCCGGAGGGGATTGGCGCGTGA